TACTTTAACGATAATCTTCTGCCCAGATGATTTAAAAAAAATTTTATTTTGTATATTAATTTCAAGAGTATGAACAATTTTATTGCGGATTTGATTTAGATTTTTAATATTTTTATACAAGTCATCGGATAACAAATTTATTGCATTTACGAGTTCTAATTTTGTTGAAAATGAGTAATCAATAATCTTTTTAGCATTTTTACATTTAGCAAAAATTATTTTATTTATAAAATGCTCTACTAAAAAATGCGCGGTCACTACGATCATAAGGTTACTGGGACGATAACCAACCATTGTCATATAAGTAAATATTATATCCTCAGTAATATCCATAAAAAAATTTATATTTTATTGACAAAGTCATATTCGTTGTGCCAATTCTTTGTAGGCCGTAATAATAAATGGCATTTGAGGCAAAATAGTCTTCATGTCCACATCAGTTAAAAGATTGTGCGCTGATGTGTCGCCAAGAAATTTGATGCCACGAATCTCCCGCGCTGTCTTAGGTAAAAGGAATGGAATACCTCCCAATTTCTCGCGAGCAGCGGTATCAACCATTGCACCCAAACCAACTAATCTACCCGATCCAACCCCGTCTTCTAGCTTTGATTCCAATCCGTTCTTTGCGAAAGCAATATAAATCAACTTTTCAAGAATTTTACGAAGCAAAAAGGCGGTACAGTTACCGCTTCTCCCAAAATTAAGATGCAAATCAGCGATTTCTTGCTCGAAACTCTTTCCGAGTTTTTGAATCAATGTAGTATCAAATAAATCTGATTCAATATCATCAATATCCTTGCTTACAAGAGGCTTTTTTTGAATATATTCAACAATGTTTCCGTTTTTACGAGGAGTGAGAAAGTTTGCACGTGCTAATGCCATCCTTAAATTGTGTTCTGGAAAATTATTTCCCCGTTTACTAAGACACACTTCAACCTTACTTCGATCAATCCAATTTTTAAAATATCCCTCTTCCCAAAGTATTTTTAAGGCCATGGGAGCAGAATCGGCAATCTTTTTATTTCTCTTTTTCATAAATAATTTCTTCGAAGCGCTTTACGCCCTTACGATTTAACCTATAGGGAGTTGGCTGGCCTTTCTTTATAACAGTTCCACTTTCAAGGTACTGCCTAATTCCTTTTTTTATCTTATTCGAAACATTGCCTACGTCTATTTTGGTACCCAGGCCAGATGTAATCTTTTCTATATCTCCGGTTGTTAGCCAAACGTTTTTAAAATATTTATATGAGACATAAAAACAAAGTAAAATTTTTGCTTCAACGCCTTTCTGATCAAGAACTTTGATTTGTACTTCTTCGCTTTCATCGCAATCTCCTACCCTGTTAACAATAGACAGAATTAAGTCCTCCCCGTTTTCTGCACTCATCTTTTTATCAACTGGTTTTTGGTTTGTGAGTCGAATATTATCCTCAAGTTCGCGAATTCTTTTTTCGTGGTTCTCGAGTTGTTCTAATATTTTTTTAGTTTGTTCATTTTCCATATGAATCGCGAAGTTAAGATTTATTTATATATCCTATCAGTTTCTTTTTGTCATGTTTGACGTCTACTCGTTCAAGTAAATCTTTTCTAACCATATCTCTTAATACGTTTACAATACTTGAGCGCAACGGCTTTTGCTTTGTTAATAATCGCTTCTGCAATTCAGAAAATACGTCCATATCAATTTTTGCTTCTTTAAAAAAATCTAAATCAAAAAGTTTTTTTATTGGAACTTTTAAATCTTCGGCCTTACTTTTCTTTTTCGTAACTTTAATTGGTCTTTCCTTTGTTTCTTCGTGACCAAAAACAGCTTCTTCAAGTTTTACTAATCTTTTAAAAATTTGTTCATTAATTTGTTCTTGATTCATAAAATTTTTGGTTATTTTCTAATTACATATTTCCATTTTTTATCTCCTTTATCGCGGAAACGTGTTAAAACCCTTTCTCTAACTAAATTTAACAATCCCATTGAAATTGTTGCATTTGAATAATGCCGTCCTTCCTGTTTGAGACGCTCAATAATTTCTGGCAGCTGTTTAGGAGTATCAAAATATCCTTCGTCAATTAAAACTCTTAAGCCTCCAGTTGCACCGGACGTTTCCTTCCCGTTACCCTTTAAACTATGTTTAGTTTTTATGGCTATTACTTTACCATTACCTCCTGCTGCAAGCTCGGCCAATTCCATAACTAGCGCAATAATATTTTCTGCTAATTCTTTTGGATCTTTTTTCATAATTTTTATCGTTTAAAATATTTATATAAACCCTTGCCAGGCTTATTCCTATCAAGTATTTTTTTATCTATAAGACGCTTCAATGAGGGCATAATATCCGTTGTTGCTTTATTTGTACCGCGATCTTTTAATTTTTTCTGCAAATCAGAAATTGTTTTCGGCTCACCAAAGTATCCTTCATCAATAAGTTCGTGAATTTTACCCGTGAGACCAGAAAGTCCTTTCCCCTGATTTATAAAAGGGCGAGGTGAAATTTTATCCGATACGCTTAATGAAGCTTTTAATTGAATTAAAAGCGCTTCGATCTGTCTAATAATCTGCTCTTGGATTATTGTTTTTTTCATAAAAATTTATAATTTAATGCCTAATCATATTATAATCAACAAGGAAATTTTGTCAAATAAATAATAACCTATTAATAAAGGGGGGATACCATGTTGTTTCTTTAAATATACCTCAAAAAAATTTCAGTGTCAAGTGGTTAAAAATAAAATAATTAAAAAATACCTAATTTTAGGTATTTTTTTAATAATCTTCTTATACCTTTAACGAAAAAAAACTTATAAATAATCTTTTTTTAGAGTTTCCAGACATTTATTTAATGCGCCGGTTACATTGTTAATCTCCCCTAAAATATCCTTTGGATCTCGATAATTTATTTCTTCCTCACTATTGTATGGATTATAAGTATTAGCCGAAAGAATATAATCATTCTCAATAATTTCAGCAACTGGCGTTAACCAGGAGTAAGGTTTTTCTGTTTTTTGTTCTCCGCCATGCCATAACTCAAGCAGTTTCGGAATATCATTTTTATATTGCGGGCCGGATTTTTTAGCAGCAGTAAGCGATGAGCCGTCGCCCTGCATATCAAAAAACCAAATTTTTTCCGCAGGAGAAAATTTGTCCCGAGCTTGTCGAGGGACCGCTTGACCAGTTGTGATTGGCTTTACGCGCTTTTTGAATATCAAGAAGCTAGTTTTTACTCCGGCATACGGCTGAAACGCACCGGCTGGCATTGAGACAACCGCTTCCAGTTTGGTATTCTCCAGCAAATAGCGGCGAATATCTTTATCGTCTTTGTTGGTTCCAAAAAGCGAACCCTCGGGCAAAATTATGCCGGCCCGACCGCCCGGCTTAAGAGAATTAATAACATATCCTAAGAAAAGCACCTGCGTCTTGTTGGATTTTACTGGCAGAGTCGGCTTAATCCGCTCCCGATCAACCTTACCGGCAAACGGCGGATTGGTGAGTATAACATCAAACCGGCGCAAATCTTCTTCCTCTTCGGCACCGGCGACGGTATCTTTACGGCGAATATGCGCGCCTTCGATGCCGTGCAGAATAAGATTCATCAAGGCGAGGCGCACCATTTCCGGATCAACGTCATAGCCGTGAAATGTTTTAGTGGTTAAAAATTGCCACTGCTCTTTATTTAATTTGTCGCCATAACCGATTTTCCGGCCGTCGCGATCCTCCAAATTTTTTGCGTCGCTGTTTTTGAATTTAAGCCGTTCGTAAGCCGTAATCAAAAAACCGGCCGAACCGCACGCCGGATCAAAAATTGTTTCGCCAATTTTAGGATTTACCATTTCCACAATCGCCCGGACAATATGACGGGGGGTTAGAAACTGTCCCAGCTCGCCGGCCGATTCGATGCTAGAGAGCAACGACTCATAAAGATCGCCCTTAATATCCGTGTCTAAATTGGAAAATTCAATGGTATCGATAATTTCTACGGTTCTTTTGAGAGTTACTTCATCGGGAATAAGCAGCTTGGCGCCGTGAAAAATTTGGCGGATGTTAGTATGGCCATTGTGAAGCTCGTCGATAAAAGGAAAAACTTCATCACGAATGAATTTATATAAATTTTCACCGGTTTTTTCGCGCCAACGCGACCAGCGAAATTTTTCCGCTTTTCCCGCGAAAATCGATTCATGCTCGCGGCCGGTAAGCTTTTCTTCTTTTTCCATGGCAATATCCTGCTCCTCGAGCATCTTAAGAAAAAAGAAAAAACTAATCTGCTGAATCCGGGTAACCGGATCTTTCAATCCCGCGCCCCAAAGATAATCGTTAAGCCGCGCGACTTTGCTTTTGAATTCTTCCCGCAGTTGTTGAATATTATTTGGCATGACCATTTATAAAAATATTTTGATTAAGTTCGGCGATGGTATTCTTTAAAGCATCAGAGTCAAAAACTTTGAGCACGTAATTAAGTCCGCCAAGATGCTGAAAAATCGGCTCATTAAAAATTGAGACTTCAATCGGCGCGCGGCGAGCGATATATTGGCTTTTAACCAACCGCAGAATTTTAGTCTGCTCTGGCGCGAATTGCTTATCAATCAACCACGCTTCAAATAATTCATTAATCCGATCTTCATACAATTGCTCTTCGGTAGGAAGATTTTGAATACCAAGAGCGGTTTTTACAAAGTCATTCAAGGTTCCCGGCGAATAATGATAGGCTTCGCGTAAATTGGCTTCGTTAAAATAATATTTGGGTGAATTAAGGCGGTCAGCCAAAACTTGCGACTCATCGCTGGAAAGTTCCTGACCGTCTTTTACTTTTTTTACGAGAGGTTCGGCTTGAGCAAGCTCCTGTATCTGCCGTTCCCAGGCAATTTGATAATCATCGGAATCTATTTTCTCTCCTGCCGCGCCGACTTCGATATAGGCGCGTTTGATAACCACATCAACATTCTCCTGCGCGGTTTCGGCAACCTGAATAAAGCCGGCTGGCACTTCCAAATTTTCTTCGACAAAATCTTTGACTTCGGTTCCCCAGGGAATACCGGCTTTGGCTTTGGTGATTTCGGAATAAGGATTATAACTTTCGTCGTTAAAATATTGGGTAACGCCGGCAAAATCATAAATCCTGAATGATTTTTTATTGATGCGGGAATCAAGACGACTGCCGCGACCGCGCATTTGCTGATATAAAATCGGCGAACGGGTCGGCCGGACCATTATCAAATTTTCCACCATTGGCGCGTCAATTCCGGTATCCATCATCCCGACGGAAACTGCGATCATCGGCATCTCTTCTAACTTAAAACGACGAATGGCGCCGCGCGGATCTTCGGTGTCGGAAGTGATCACTTCTGCAAACCTGCCTTTTTGTTCCGGCTTGGCTTGATTAAAATAATAGGCGAGCTGGGCGGCGTGCCGTTTGGTAACCGCATAGACAATGGCCTTGCGCGTTTTATTCGGCTCGCGCTTTTCTTCTTCGGCAAAATAGGCCTCGACAACCCGTTCATTTCTGGCCGGCACGTTTATTTTTCGCTCCAAATCTTCGGCGCTATAATCTTCTCCTTCAAAATTAACGCCTTCAAGCGAAACTTTCGTGTCAATCTGAACAATATCATAGCCGGCAAGAAAACCGTCTTTAACCCCGCTGCGTATGCTGTAAACAAAAGTCGGTTTGCCTTTTTGTTCCGTCTCATCCCAACAGCCGAAAAGTTTATAGGTATTGCGATCAACATAACCGCTGGGAGTCGCGGTCATACCGATGCGAATAGCATCAAAATGCGAGAGAACGCTGTTATAAATACCAAAAATAGCCCGATGAGCTTCATCAGAAATTACGATATCGAAATAACCGCTAGTCAGTGATGGAAGCTGAGAATACAAAGTTTGCAGCGTAGAAATAACTATTTCTGATTCGTCTTTTGGTTTACCGCCATAAAGCAGGGTGGATGAATGATCTGGCAATATTTCATTGAATACTTCTTGAGCCTGAACTCCCAATTGAACTCGATCAACTAAAAATAAAACTCGGGTAGCAATACCTGCTTCAAAAAGTCGCTTGAGATAAAGGGCGATTGCGTCGGTTTTGCCGGTTCCCGTTGCCATAACCAAAAGCATTTTGCGTTTGCCGCCTTCCAGAGCCTTATCCATAACTCGCATTGCCTCTTTTTGATATGGCCGCGGCGAACGCCATTCGCCGCCCTTAAAATACTTCCCTGGAATCGGAATAACCGATAAAGGCTTTTGCTCGAGCCGAAGAGTCTGGATTTTTTCCAGATCACGCTGAGAAAAAAATGTGGCGACTTTTTGTTCCGACCGATATTTATAATCCCAAAAATAAATTTCTTCGCCGTTGGATAAGAAAATAAAGCCAGCGTTGATAGATTCCGCATAAGCAAGCGCCTGCTGTTTAGCGGAGGCCGGATCAACCGAAAAACGTTTTGCTTCAATCACGGCTATAGCGCGGCCCCTTGAATCTTTAAGAATATAATCGGCACGACCGGTTTCCGCAGTTTCCTCTGTAGAGACCTGATTTTTATCTTCAATATTCCAATCGGCTTCGCGAAGTTTGCGGTCGATAAGAATCCTCGCGTCGGTTTCGCGCATAAACTTTTTCCCCGCTGTATCTTGAGTAGCCATAGTCTTTAAATCAATTTGTGCTCTTTAAAACTGAAAAAAATCGTCTTGCAGACAATCACGTGATCGCTTATTTCAATTCCGAGAATTTTTCCAGCATCGACTAACTGCTTAGTGATATTAACATCTTCCGGCGACGGCGACGGATCTCCGGACGGATGATTATGGGCGATAATTATTTGTGCAGCCAAATGCCGGACTGCTGGCTCAAAAACTTCGCGCGGGTGAACCAGATTGGCATCGAGCGAGCCGACGGAAATAATTTCGCGTTTGATTTCCTGATTACGAGCGTCCAGAAAAAAAATGACAAAATGTTCTTTTTTATTATCTCGAATATCCTTTAATTCATCCCAAACATCATTCGGCGCGAGTAATAAAGCCGATTGCTTATTTTGCAAAAGTCGGCGGCCTAACTCAAAGCAGGCCACGATCTCGCACGCCTTCGCACTGCCGAGACCGAAAGTATTTTTAAGTTCTTCGAACGTAGCTTTCGTCAATCCCGCGCCGCTGAATTTTCTTAAAATTTTTTCAGCTAGCTCGACGGCATTAATACCGTTACCGCCCGTACGCAAGAGAATCGCTAAAAGTTCTGAATTCGAAAGGCGTTCGGGTCCGTACGCTTCCAGCTTTTCACGCGGCCGATCAACTTTTAATAAATCTTTAATTTTTGTCATGCCCTCCTAATTATTTAATTTTATTACCAATGAATTTTATTTTACTCCCTTTTACTCAAAAAATCAAGCTGGGTTTCAGCCTGATTTTTCGTATTTTTAGCAAAATTATTTTACTTTTTTAACCTTCCGTAACGCTTTTCAATGTAAATCATCCTCCAAAAGAATATCCCGGAGAACGCCCGAATCCGTGGGGCTTCAAGACGAATACGCCTTGACTTTAAAAATAATTAAGATGTAAGATTAAACGATATTATCGGATTGGAGTTCCTCCGCAAAATCAATAACACCAACGCAAGGAGAAAAAAGATGTCCGCCACCTATTCAAAAGAAGTTGAAGTCGTGAATGTCCTCGGCATCCATGCTCGTCCCTCATCCAAAATCGCCAGTCTGGCCAACGCTTTGAATGCGGAAGATGTTTTTATCAGAGACGCGAAAAATCCTGATCAGAAAATTGACCCAAAAAGCATTATGGGCGTCATGGAAATATCAGCTGCGGTAGGAGCCAAGATAATCGTCTTCACAAAAAAAGAGAACATGCGCAAAGCAGTCGACGCTTTAGCCGAACTCATTGAATCCGGTTTTGGGGAAGAATTGCGCAAGAAGTGATCATTCAAAGCCTATCAAACAACGCCGCTCATCTTTTGAACGGCGTTTTTTTGTAACGTTTTTCAATATAGATCACCCGCCAAAAGAATACGCCGGCGCAAAACCCGCCGGCGATGCCGAGGACCGGCAATGACACTTGCAGCCAGAACGGCAGAACGCAAAAAATATGGCCGAATGCTCCGTGATTAACTAAAGCCAGGCTATGCGCGAGGGCATAGTTGATATAAACGATCTCGATTGCCGCATGGGCGAGAAAACTCAGCAAAAGTCCCAAAACGACCCAGGAAATGAGATAAATTATTCTTTTCATATTGATAAACTAATTTTAACACGAAAACCCTGAAATTAAAAAATCAAGCCGGTTCTTGACTTGATTTTTTATATTTTCAGCTTATTTATTCCGGGATTATCGCCCCGGTACAGCGCCAATTGATCTCTGCCTGAAGCGTTTCTTCGCTGACGACGCAGGCCGGATTGCAGCCCGGGCGCGTCGCATTCAGGTTGGCGTCAAACCACCAGGTTTTGGAATTATCGTTGTACGTTCCGGCGCTCAAGGCTTCGCCGCCCTTGATACAGGTTTTTTCGGCAATCACTTTGGCCTCGGCTTCAGAAAGTTTGCCGGCGGGAGTTGAAGTTGCCTGCGCTTCGCAAGCTTCTTCCCAGGGGCGCAAACATTTTTGTTTTACTTCGCACCAGGAATAGCCGGCTGAACCGATACAGCCGTGCTCATCGCGATCGCCGCCCAAGAGC
This genomic stretch from Patescibacteria group bacterium harbors:
- a CDS encoding HPr family phosphocarrier protein — encoded protein: MSATYSKEVEVVNVLGIHARPSSKIASLANALNAEDVFIRDAKNPDQKIDPKSIMGVMEISAAVGAKIIVFTKKENMRKAVDALAELIESGFGEELRKK
- a CDS encoding DEAD/DEAH box helicase family protein, producing MATQDTAGKKFMRETDARILIDRKLREADWNIEDKNQVSTEETAETGRADYILKDSRGRAIAVIEAKRFSVDPASAKQQALAYAESINAGFIFLSNGEEIYFWDYKYRSEQKVATFFSQRDLEKIQTLRLEQKPLSVIPIPGKYFKGGEWRSPRPYQKEAMRVMDKALEGGKRKMLLVMATGTGKTDAIALYLKRLFEAGIATRVLFLVDRVQLGVQAQEVFNEILPDHSSTLLYGGKPKDESEIVISTLQTLYSQLPSLTSGYFDIVISDEAHRAIFGIYNSVLSHFDAIRIGMTATPSGYVDRNTYKLFGCWDETEQKGKPTFVYSIRSGVKDGFLAGYDIVQIDTKVSLEGVNFEGEDYSAEDLERKINVPARNERVVEAYFAEEEKREPNKTRKAIVYAVTKRHAAQLAYYFNQAKPEQKGRFAEVITSDTEDPRGAIRRFKLEEMPMIAVSVGMMDTGIDAPMVENLIMVRPTRSPILYQQMRGRGSRLDSRINKKSFRIYDFAGVTQYFNDESYNPYSEITKAKAGIPWGTEVKDFVEENLEVPAGFIQVAETAQENVDVVIKRAYIEVGAAGEKIDSDDYQIAWERQIQELAQAEPLVKKVKDGQELSSDESQVLADRLNSPKYYFNEANLREAYHYSPGTLNDFVKTALGIQNLPTEEQLYEDRINELFEAWLIDKQFAPEQTKILRLVKSQYIARRAPIEVSIFNEPIFQHLGGLNYVLKVFDSDALKNTIAELNQNIFINGHAK
- a CDS encoding N-6 DNA methylase; amino-acid sequence: MPNNIQQLREEFKSKVARLNDYLWGAGLKDPVTRIQQISFFFFLKMLEEQDIAMEKEEKLTGREHESIFAGKAEKFRWSRWREKTGENLYKFIRDEVFPFIDELHNGHTNIRQIFHGAKLLIPDEVTLKRTVEIIDTIEFSNLDTDIKGDLYESLLSSIESAGELGQFLTPRHIVRAIVEMVNPKIGETIFDPACGSAGFLITAYERLKFKNSDAKNLEDRDGRKIGYGDKLNKEQWQFLTTKTFHGYDVDPEMVRLALMNLILHGIEGAHIRRKDTVAGAEEEEDLRRFDVILTNPPFAGKVDRERIKPTLPVKSNKTQVLFLGYVINSLKPGGRAGIILPEGSLFGTNKDDKDIRRYLLENTKLEAVVSMPAGAFQPYAGVKTSFLIFKKRVKPITTGQAVPRQARDKFSPAEKIWFFDMQGDGSSLTAAKKSGPQYKNDIPKLLELWHGGEQKTEKPYSWLTPVAEIIENDYILSANTYNPYNSEEEINYRDPKDILGEINNVTGALNKCLETLKKDYL
- the radC gene encoding DNA repair protein RadC codes for the protein MTKIKDLLKVDRPREKLEAYGPERLSNSELLAILLRTGGNGINAVELAEKILRKFSGAGLTKATFEELKNTFGLGSAKACEIVACFELGRRLLQNKQSALLLAPNDVWDELKDIRDNKKEHFVIFFLDARNQEIKREIISVGSLDANLVHPREVFEPAVRHLAAQIIIAHNHPSGDPSPSPEDVNITKQLVDAGKILGIEISDHVIVCKTIFFSFKEHKLI